A window of Streptomyces profundus genomic DNA:
AACAGCTCCCGGACCCTCGCCACGGTCCGTCCGATCTGCTCGACCGCCGGATGCCCCCGCTCGGCGTAGTCGATGGCATAGCCGATGACCTGCTCAAGATCCCTGGTGCCATGGTCGCGCAGCAAGGTCAGCCAGGCGTCGAAGGCGCCGGGCACCACGGCCGCCAACGGGCCGGTGCCCGGGACGAGTTCGAGCCCAAGACCGGTGTAGTGCGCGATGTCGGCCCCGGCCGGCGCCGGCCCCTGCCCGCACAGCACCCGCACCTCGCCGCCGGCCGGCGCGACGATGATCGGCGCGTCCCCACCCGGGCCGTTGAGATGCGGCTCGACCACCTGGAGCACGAAGCCGGCGGCCACGGCGGCGTCGAAGGCGTTGCCACCGTCCTCCAGAACCGCCATCGCGGACTGCGACGCCAGCCAGTGAGTGCTGGAAACCATGCCGAAAGTGCCCCGCAGGGTGGGCCGGGTGGTGAACATGCGCGGAGCATACGCGCCGGGCGCGCGCCCCCGACAGGCCCGCCGGCCTGGACCGATCGACGCGATAACCGTTTTCCTCCCCGGCCGCCGGCACACCAGGATCGGGCCATGACCACACCCGAAGCGGAACTGTGCCGCTGGCAGTTCGACCTCACCTGGGCGCTCTTCGACTACCACCTCCAGCGACTGGAACCCGACGACTTCCTCTGGGAGCCGGGTCCTCTCTGTTGGACGCTCCACCTCGGCGCGGACGGCATCTGGGTCCCCGACTGGGCCGACACCGAACCCGACCCCGTCCCGGTGCCCACCATCGGCTGGCTCAGCTGGCATATCGGCTGGTGGTGGAGCGTGACCATGGATCACGCGCGGGGGCGCACGCCCCGGGAGCGCGAGGAGATCCGCTGGCCGGGCCCCGGCGAGCCGACCGTCGCATGGCTCCGCGCCCTGCGCGCGGAATGGCTCGACACCCTCACCACCCTCGACCCGTCCACCCTCGCCGCCCCAGCCACCTTCCCCTGGCGGGACGGCCCCCGCTACCCCGGAACGCACCAACTCGCCTGGGTCAACACCGAACTGACCAAGAACGTCGCGGAAATCGGCCAACTCCGCCTGATGCGTGCGGCGGCCTCGCCCGACCTCGCCCGACCCGCCGACCTCCCGTAGGCGGTGGGCGGCCGGCTGCCGGGAACCACACCATCACGTCGGGGAACGGCCCGGCAGCGCCGTTCCCCGAAGGGCTGAGCCGGCGCCCGGCGGGGCCGGCCAAGGTGACCGGTCGGCACGGACCGGCCCGCGCGTGG
This region includes:
- a CDS encoding DinB family protein, with protein sequence MTTPEAELCRWQFDLTWALFDYHLQRLEPDDFLWEPGPLCWTLHLGADGIWVPDWADTEPDPVPVPTIGWLSWHIGWWWSVTMDHARGRTPREREEIRWPGPGEPTVAWLRALRAEWLDTLTTLDPSTLAAPATFPWRDGPRYPGTHQLAWVNTELTKNVAEIGQLRLMRAAASPDLARPADLP